A stretch of Lysinibacillus agricola DNA encodes these proteins:
- the accD gene encoding acetyl-CoA carboxylase, carboxyltransferase subunit beta: protein MAIRSLFSKKNEDGQEKGFPEGLMTKCPECRHIQLTKELEKNHKVCTKCDHHFKMTAQERVAYLLDEGSFVSMDDHLQTSNPLNFPDYVEKISVAKQQTGLSEAVLTGLGTLNGEEIVVAIMDSHFRMGSMGSVVGEKITRAVEKAIELRVPVIIFTTSGGARMQEGILSLMQMVKTSAALKHHSEEGLLFISIMTHPTYGGVSASFASIGDINIAEPQALIGFAGRRVIEETLREKLPNDFQTSEFLLEHGQLDAIFHRKDLRNQVAMLVKMHTRGGVQHD, encoded by the coding sequence ATGGCAATACGTAGCTTATTTAGTAAAAAGAATGAGGACGGACAGGAAAAGGGATTTCCAGAAGGACTTATGACAAAATGTCCAGAATGCCGTCACATTCAGTTAACAAAGGAATTAGAAAAAAATCATAAAGTGTGTACAAAATGCGACCATCATTTCAAAATGACTGCACAGGAGCGCGTAGCATATCTCTTAGATGAAGGTTCATTTGTTTCAATGGATGATCATTTACAAACAAGTAATCCACTTAATTTCCCTGATTATGTAGAAAAAATTTCAGTGGCTAAACAACAAACGGGATTAAGCGAAGCTGTACTAACTGGGTTAGGTACTCTTAATGGGGAAGAAATTGTTGTAGCAATTATGGATTCTCATTTCCGTATGGGCTCAATGGGTTCCGTTGTAGGAGAAAAAATCACACGCGCCGTTGAAAAAGCTATTGAATTACGTGTACCGGTTATTATCTTTACTACTAGTGGTGGAGCGCGCATGCAAGAAGGTATTCTATCATTAATGCAAATGGTAAAAACGAGTGCGGCATTAAAACATCATAGTGAAGAAGGACTATTGTTTATATCTATCATGACGCATCCTACATACGGTGGCGTTTCGGCAAGCTTTGCTTCTATTGGAGATATTAATATTGCTGAGCCACAAGCATTGATTGGCTTTGCTGGTCGCCGTGTAATAGAAGAAACATTAAGAGAAAAACTACCAAATGATTTCCAAACGTCGGAATTTTTACTAGAGCATGGTCAGCTTGATGCAATTTTCCATCGAAAAGATTTACGAAATCAAGTAGCAATGCTTGTAAAAATGCATACGAGAGGTGGCGTGCAACATGACTAA
- a CDS encoding acetyl-CoA carboxylase carboxyltransferase subunit alpha — protein MTKKNLAFEEPVIQLREKIDELKTIATEADVDMTSEIEKLETRLTQLEQSIYANMKPWDRVQVARHPERPTTLQYIEAMCENFIELHGDRTFGDDAAILGGIALFEEQPVTIVGHQRGKSTKENIRRNFGMPHPEGYRKALRLMKQAEKFKRPIICFIDTKGAYPGKAAEERGPSEAIARTLSEMAILTVPVISIVIGEGGSGGAIALGVANRVFMLENSTYSVISPEGAASILWRDGSLGKQAAEAMRITAPDLKELDVIDGIIPEITGGAHRNVAKQASYIKECISVTLKALNSLNGEQLIEDRYEKFRKIGQYTEV, from the coding sequence ATGACTAAAAAAAATTTAGCTTTTGAAGAACCAGTAATACAATTACGAGAAAAAATTGATGAATTAAAAACGATTGCTACAGAGGCAGATGTAGATATGACAAGCGAAATCGAAAAGCTTGAAACACGTCTAACACAGCTAGAACAATCTATTTATGCCAATATGAAGCCATGGGATCGTGTACAGGTTGCTAGACATCCAGAACGACCAACTACTTTACAATATATAGAAGCTATGTGTGAAAACTTTATTGAGTTACATGGAGATCGTACATTTGGTGATGATGCAGCTATTCTTGGAGGAATTGCTCTCTTTGAAGAACAGCCCGTAACAATTGTTGGACATCAACGCGGAAAATCAACTAAAGAAAATATTCGACGAAATTTTGGTATGCCACACCCTGAAGGATATCGTAAGGCATTACGCTTAATGAAGCAAGCTGAGAAATTTAAGCGCCCAATTATTTGTTTTATTGATACAAAAGGAGCCTATCCGGGTAAGGCAGCCGAGGAACGCGGCCCAAGTGAAGCCATTGCTAGAACTCTCTCTGAAATGGCGATTCTAACAGTACCAGTTATTAGTATTGTTATTGGGGAAGGCGGAAGTGGGGGTGCCATTGCATTAGGGGTAGCTAATCGCGTCTTTATGTTAGAGAACTCAACGTATTCGGTTATCTCGCCTGAAGGGGCTGCATCGATCTTATGGCGAGATGGTAGCCTAGGGAAGCAAGCTGCAGAAGCAATGCGTATAACAGCACCTGACTTAAAAGAGCTCGACGTTATTGATGGAATAATCCCTGAAATAACTGGTGGAGCACACCGCAATGTTGCGAAGCAAGCATCTTATATAAAAGAATGTATAAGCGTCACACTAAAAGCATTGAATTCTCTAAATGGCGAACAATTAATTGAAGATCGCTATGAGAAATTCAGAAAGATTGGACAATATACAGAAGTTTAA
- a CDS encoding IS30 family transposase has product MKEDDVLLTLIERKTRREFIVKMDGKDADSVNYALSSVLEEFGEYTSAVFKSITADNGSEFARLSEMFGDRINIYFTHPYSSWERGTNENHNGIIRRFIPKGHAIEDYSRTQIRMIERAMNNLPRKIFAYKTPNELFEEELQKLVS; this is encoded by the coding sequence ATAAAAGAAGATGATGTACTATTAACTTTGATTGAACGCAAAACGCGTCGTGAATTCATCGTAAAGATGGACGGGAAAGATGCCGACTCAGTTAACTACGCACTCTCTTCAGTCCTCGAAGAATTCGGTGAATACACATCTGCGGTCTTTAAATCAATCACCGCAGATAATGGTTCTGAATTCGCTAGGTTGTCAGAAATGTTTGGTGATAGGATAAATATCTATTTCACTCATCCATACTCTTCGTGGGAACGTGGAACAAATGAAAACCACAACGGAATCATCCGTCGTTTCATCCCTAAAGGACATGCGATTGAGGATTATAGCCGGACGCAAATTCGTATGATTGAGAGGGCAATGAACAACCTACCAAGAAAAATCTTTGCCTACAAGACACCAAATGAACTGTTTGAAGAGGAACTTCAGAAACTCGTCTCTTAA
- a CDS encoding glycine betaine ABC transporter substrate-binding protein, with product MKLKSVGLTLGLAISLLLTGCGDGDSKKDNGNSIGTTPSIGEQVDYKIIGIEPGAGLTGLWKNTIEKYENLKGWELEQSSTPGMLGSLEQAIRNEDPIIITGWTPHWMFSSYDLKFLEDPQGTLGGSENINTLARKGLEKDLPDAYTILDRFYWEPEDMEAVMFEAQTSSFEDAADKWIEENQDKVNEWTKDTKKVSGKEIELASTPWDSERASSSVLQAVFEELGYIVTITPVDPAIMFQAIATGVADATVAAWLPTTHSSFYEKYKDDLVDLGENLKGTKNGFVVPAYMDIDSIEDLQPKK from the coding sequence ATGAAATTAAAATCTGTAGGACTCACTTTAGGGTTAGCTATTTCGTTACTTTTAACAGGCTGTGGAGATGGAGATAGCAAAAAAGACAATGGCAATTCAATAGGAACTACGCCAAGCATAGGGGAGCAAGTGGACTATAAGATTATAGGAATTGAACCAGGAGCTGGGTTGACTGGTCTGTGGAAAAATACTATAGAGAAATATGAAAACTTAAAAGGCTGGGAGCTTGAACAAAGTTCTACACCTGGGATGTTAGGTTCATTAGAGCAGGCTATTCGAAATGAAGATCCAATTATTATTACCGGATGGACACCACATTGGATGTTTTCATCTTATGATTTGAAATTTTTAGAAGATCCTCAAGGGACATTAGGTGGATCGGAAAATATCAATACACTTGCGCGTAAGGGCTTGGAAAAAGACTTACCGGATGCGTATACAATTTTGGATAGATTTTATTGGGAACCAGAAGATATGGAAGCTGTAATGTTTGAAGCACAAACGAGTTCATTTGAAGATGCAGCAGACAAATGGATAGAAGAAAACCAAGACAAAGTAAATGAGTGGACAAAAGATACGAAAAAAGTAAGCGGAAAAGAAATTGAATTAGCTTCAACACCTTGGGATTCAGAAAGAGCTTCGAGTAGTGTATTACAGGCTGTATTTGAAGAACTCGGATACATTGTCACAATCACACCTGTAGATCCTGCAATTATGTTTCAAGCTATCGCTACAGGCGTAGCTGATGCAACAGTAGCTGCTTGGTTACCAACAACACATAGCTCTTTTTATGAAAAATATAAGGATGACTTAGTTGATTTAGGTGAGAACTTAAAAGGTACAAAAAATGGATTTGTAGTTCCTGCATATATGGACATTGACTCAATTGAGGATTTACAGCCTAAGAAGTAA
- a CDS encoding YqhV family protein: MMIVIDKSLLAMVILRVLSGSIEVSAGLLMLKLNSLEKAFYINTMLALVGPTVLIVTTAIALFGLADKISVPRMICLFTGITLIFVSVNVK; this comes from the coding sequence ATGATGATAGTTATTGATAAATCGCTTCTTGCTATGGTTATTTTACGCGTATTGTCTGGAAGTATTGAGGTAAGTGCTGGATTGTTGATGCTAAAGTTAAATAGTTTAGAAAAAGCATTCTATATTAATACAATGCTTGCTTTAGTTGGTCCAACAGTTTTAATCGTAACGACGGCAATTGCATTATTCGGACTAGCTGATAAAATTTCTGTGCCGAGAATGATTTGCCTATTTACAGGAATTACGCTTATTTTTGTTAGCGTAAATGTTAAGTGA
- a CDS encoding sodium:solute symporter family protein: MIISVGIIAIFLGIALLLGIMASRGKDMSLEQWTVGGRGFGSIFIFLLMAGEIYTTNAFLGVSGWMYGKGGVAFFNIAMLNYVIAYWLTPKIWAYGKKHSLLSQSDFFEKAYNSKILGTLVAIVGLAALIPYLVIQLKGLGIIVSEASYGAIDPKLTIWIGTIAMIVYVMVSGIHGSAWTAVIKDFLILGVVLFLGIYLPFHYYGGIQPMWEAIEAVKPGFLTLPDSGFSASWYISTIMLTSLGFYMWPHTFVATFSAKSGNALRKNAIMLPIYALFLLFILFAGAAAILQIPGLEGGAVDLALFKISTQTFNPVIVGFIGAAGLLTAIVPGSLILMSAATLFAKNVLKPIRPQTTDQQIAIIARYSVPVIALIALYFTFSGGGAITLLFLMGYGLVTQFVPAVVSNFMKKNPLTVQGVSAGIIVGVSIVGWQAATGAHLSKLFPSWPSYIQDINIGFLALTVNILVSLIVSAFTRKVAVKNDETTNKKTVENIS; the protein is encoded by the coding sequence ATGATAATTTCAGTTGGAATCATTGCAATTTTCTTAGGTATTGCCTTACTTTTAGGCATTATGGCAAGTAGAGGCAAAGATATGAGCCTAGAACAATGGACTGTTGGAGGCCGTGGATTTGGATCTATCTTCATCTTCTTATTAATGGCTGGTGAAATTTATACAACTAATGCCTTTTTAGGGGTAAGTGGTTGGATGTACGGAAAAGGTGGAGTAGCATTTTTCAATATTGCGATGCTGAACTATGTCATTGCTTACTGGTTGACACCTAAAATATGGGCTTATGGAAAGAAACATAGTCTATTATCACAATCTGATTTTTTTGAAAAGGCATATAATAGTAAAATTCTCGGCACACTTGTAGCCATTGTAGGGTTAGCAGCTTTAATTCCTTATTTAGTCATTCAATTAAAAGGTCTAGGCATTATCGTTTCTGAAGCTTCCTATGGAGCAATTGATCCGAAATTAACAATTTGGATTGGCACAATTGCAATGATTGTTTATGTTATGGTTTCCGGAATTCATGGCTCGGCTTGGACAGCTGTTATTAAAGATTTTCTTATTCTTGGTGTTGTGTTATTCCTTGGTATTTACTTACCTTTTCATTATTATGGCGGTATTCAACCAATGTGGGAAGCAATTGAAGCTGTTAAACCAGGGTTTTTAACGCTTCCAGACTCAGGTTTTAGTGCCTCATGGTATATTTCAACAATCATGTTAACATCGTTAGGGTTTTATATGTGGCCGCATACATTTGTTGCTACTTTTTCAGCGAAAAGTGGAAATGCCCTAAGAAAAAATGCGATTATGCTTCCTATCTATGCGTTATTTTTATTATTTATTCTATTTGCTGGAGCAGCAGCAATTTTACAAATTCCAGGGTTAGAAGGGGGCGCAGTGGATTTAGCTTTATTTAAAATCTCTACGCAAACATTTAATCCAGTCATCGTTGGCTTTATTGGAGCAGCAGGGTTATTAACTGCGATTGTTCCGGGTTCATTGATTTTGATGTCTGCAGCTACATTATTTGCAAAAAATGTTCTAAAACCTATTCGTCCTCAAACTACCGATCAACAAATTGCTATCATAGCTCGCTATTCAGTTCCTGTGATTGCACTTATTGCACTTTACTTTACTTTTAGCGGTGGTGGAGCAATTACGTTATTATTTTTAATGGGATATGGTCTAGTTACTCAATTTGTACCAGCAGTTGTAAGTAACTTTATGAAGAAAAATCCATTAACTGTACAAGGTGTGTCTGCTGGGATTATTGTGGGAGTTTCGATTGTAGGTTGGCAAGCAGCTACAGGAGCTCATCTAAGTAAGCTGTTCCCAAGCTGGCCATCCTATATACAAGATATCAACATTGGTTTCCTTGCATTGACTGTAAATATTTTAGTAAGTTTAATTGTTAGTGCGTTTACTAGGAAAGTAGCTGTAAAAAATGATGAAACTACAAATAAGAAAACAGTAGAAAACATTTCATAG
- a CDS encoding DUF3311 domain-containing protein, with the protein MTRKKLCYLLTFIAYFGMPLGIPFIKSAEPYILGLPFLLFWMVLWIFLGTGLMIIVHRINPSAKEETE; encoded by the coding sequence ATGACACGAAAAAAGCTCTGTTACTTGCTCACGTTCATTGCATATTTTGGAATGCCTTTAGGAATCCCTTTTATTAAAAGTGCCGAACCATATATTTTGGGCCTCCCATTTCTATTATTTTGGATGGTTTTATGGATCTTTTTAGGAACAGGTTTAATGATTATAGTTCATCGTATAAATCCTAGTGCAAAAGAGGAGACGGAATAA
- a CDS encoding amidohydrolase, translating to MKTIEFELNALKAAKEIEDYVIEIRRDLHRHPEIGLQEIRTMRVVTEELSKLGIHYEIVPNGGIIGYIQGKQPGKTLILRADLDALPMKEEENNLKKKKVVFSESDQAAHTCGHDGHTAMLLGVAKILTQHQDKMKGRVLLAFEQGEEMGGGIYNLCKRLHEIGGDGIWGIHLKSDLPTGKISVEPGPRMAASFVFDVLIKGKSGHGSRPDLSVAPLDCFTDFYNNLRAMRLNTLDPFKTITYSIGTINSGSAANIIPENLQFSGTARYLDYNQGAHAAKEFKRILEKVCDLHNCTYEFITEPKESDLIVYNQKECAQIAIDAVKNAIGTDALHSIPAWMASESFAFYEKYFPGVFAFVGIQNLEEGIGAEHHNVYFDLDENALKLGVAATVQYTIDFLDSENQVHFTPDKRDINRLFIDNGFQQLINE from the coding sequence ATGAAAACAATAGAATTTGAGCTTAATGCATTAAAAGCTGCAAAAGAAATAGAAGATTATGTAATTGAGATAAGAAGAGATCTCCATAGACATCCTGAAATCGGATTACAAGAAATACGAACAATGAGAGTGGTTACAGAGGAGTTATCTAAATTAGGCATTCATTACGAAATTGTCCCTAATGGCGGAATTATTGGTTATATTCAAGGGAAACAACCGGGAAAAACTTTAATTCTTAGGGCAGATTTAGATGCACTGCCGATGAAGGAAGAGGAAAATAATTTAAAAAAGAAAAAAGTAGTATTTTCTGAGTCTGATCAAGCTGCTCATACTTGTGGGCATGATGGACATACAGCGATGCTTTTAGGTGTAGCGAAAATCTTAACTCAGCACCAAGACAAAATGAAAGGAAGAGTGCTACTAGCTTTTGAACAAGGGGAAGAAATGGGCGGAGGAATTTATAATCTCTGTAAACGATTACACGAAATTGGAGGAGACGGAATTTGGGGTATCCATTTAAAATCTGATCTTCCCACTGGGAAAATATCTGTTGAACCAGGTCCAAGAATGGCAGCTTCTTTTGTTTTTGATGTCTTAATAAAAGGAAAAAGTGGACATGGTTCAAGACCAGATTTGTCAGTTGCTCCATTAGACTGTTTTACCGATTTTTATAATAATTTAAGAGCGATGAGGTTAAATACTCTAGATCCTTTTAAAACAATTACCTATTCAATTGGAACGATAAATTCGGGTTCCGCAGCGAATATTATTCCAGAAAATTTACAGTTCTCAGGAACAGCCAGATATTTAGATTATAACCAAGGTGCCCATGCTGCAAAAGAATTTAAGAGAATCCTAGAAAAAGTCTGTGACCTGCATAATTGCACTTATGAATTTATTACAGAGCCTAAAGAATCGGACTTAATTGTCTACAATCAAAAAGAATGTGCACAAATTGCGATTGATGCTGTGAAAAATGCAATTGGTACAGATGCTTTACATTCAATCCCTGCTTGGATGGCATCAGAATCATTTGCGTTTTATGAAAAATACTTCCCAGGTGTGTTTGCATTCGTTGGCATACAAAACCTCGAAGAAGGGATTGGGGCCGAACACCATAATGTTTACTTTGACTTAGATGAAAATGCTTTAAAACTAGGTGTGGCGGCTACTGTACAATACACAATTGATTTTCTAGATAGTGAAAACCAAGTTCATTTTACTCCTGATAAAAGAGATATAAATAGGCTATTTATTGATAACGGATTCCAGCAATTAATAAATGAATAA
- a CDS encoding MalY/PatB family protein — protein sequence MKYNFDEVVNRRNTYSLKWDGEDLIKTMGYTERYDNETIPLFTADMDLPVPQPLIDALHKTVDHRIFGYSVFPDEYFESIQHWFKKRHDWTIKREEIVYSPGTVHALNIAVQALTKPGEGIIIQRPVYPPFTAAIEGNGRVVRNNALKCDAEGYYTIDFEDFEDKAKDENTTMFILCSPHNPTGRVLTYEELKTLSDICAKNNVIIVADEIHGDLIRKNQKFIPIAKVANSTDHIITCTAINKTFNVAGLHCTNVIISNPEIRKIFSDKMGMQLPSPFTIAALIAVYNEGEEWLEQITEYMDDTMAYVKNYLAEKMPTVKVRIPEGTYVMWMDFSGYGLPAQEVHDRIYNKANVLLEDGHLFGIEGEDFQRICIPSPRPLIKVALERIALEFQEIESKNQLEEVCRK from the coding sequence TTGAAATATAATTTTGATGAAGTGGTTAATCGTAGAAATACATATTCCTTAAAGTGGGATGGCGAAGATTTAATCAAAACAATGGGCTATACAGAAAGGTATGACAATGAGACCATTCCACTATTTACAGCAGATATGGATTTACCCGTACCGCAACCATTGATAGACGCACTACATAAAACAGTTGATCATCGTATTTTTGGATATTCTGTTTTTCCAGATGAGTACTTTGAATCAATTCAGCATTGGTTTAAAAAGAGACATGATTGGACAATCAAAAGAGAAGAGATTGTATATAGCCCTGGAACAGTACATGCCTTGAATATAGCTGTACAAGCTTTAACTAAACCTGGTGAAGGTATCATTATTCAACGTCCTGTTTATCCGCCGTTCACAGCTGCGATAGAAGGAAATGGAAGAGTTGTTCGAAATAATGCGTTGAAATGTGATGCTGAAGGGTATTACACAATTGATTTTGAGGATTTTGAAGACAAAGCAAAAGATGAAAATACAACAATGTTCATTCTCTGCAGTCCACACAATCCGACTGGAAGAGTTTTAACATACGAGGAGTTGAAAACGCTTTCAGATATCTGTGCGAAAAATAATGTAATTATTGTAGCTGATGAAATTCATGGAGATCTCATTAGAAAAAACCAAAAATTTATACCAATCGCAAAAGTTGCAAACAGTACGGATCATATTATCACGTGCACAGCCATTAATAAAACATTTAATGTTGCAGGTCTGCACTGTACAAATGTGATTATTTCAAATCCTGAAATTAGAAAAATCTTTAGCGACAAAATGGGAATGCAGTTACCATCACCGTTTACAATTGCAGCTCTTATAGCTGTTTATAACGAAGGAGAAGAATGGTTAGAGCAAATAACAGAATATATGGACGACACAATGGCGTATGTGAAAAATTACTTAGCTGAAAAAATGCCTACAGTCAAAGTTAGGATTCCGGAAGGAACATACGTGATGTGGATGGACTTTAGTGGATATGGTCTTCCAGCTCAAGAGGTTCATGATCGTATCTATAACAAAGCCAATGTTTTACTTGAGGATGGTCACTTGTTTGGAATTGAAGGAGAAGACTTCCAAAGAATCTGTATCCCTTCACCAAGACCACTTATAAAAGTAGCACTTGAAAGAATCGCTTTAGAATTTCAAGAAATAGAATCTAAAAATCAATTAGAAGAGGTGTGTAGAAAATGA
- a CDS encoding MarR family winged helix-turn-helix transcriptional regulator: MDKEKVFYELMETIYETSRLISSYENIPRKYGTEDELYMIEVHTLNLIGDQVKTTTSEIAEIKNCTKSAVSQMVDKLIKKGLVIKYRNVDNYRELNIELTPKGKIVYEYHKNLDLEEYRSHLRNLEQFTTEDFQKYITVLNLINQRTQSVLNDKKSKVY, from the coding sequence GTGGATAAAGAGAAGGTTTTTTATGAGCTAATGGAAACGATTTACGAGACATCTAGACTGATTAGTTCATATGAAAATATTCCAAGAAAATATGGCACAGAGGATGAATTATATATGATAGAAGTTCATACACTCAACTTAATTGGAGACCAAGTAAAAACTACTACTTCTGAAATTGCAGAAATTAAAAATTGTACAAAAAGTGCTGTTTCTCAAATGGTTGATAAACTAATTAAAAAAGGTTTAGTAATTAAATATAGAAATGTAGACAATTATCGAGAATTGAATATTGAGTTAACACCAAAAGGCAAAATAGTTTATGAATATCATAAAAATCTAGATTTAGAGGAATATCGGAGTCATTTGAGGAACCTTGAGCAATTTACAACTGAAGATTTTCAAAAGTATATAACAGTCTTAAACTTAATCAATCAAAGAACACAAAGCGTGCTTAATGACAAAAAATCAAAGGTGTATTAA
- a CDS encoding alpha/beta hydrolase fold domain-containing protein — translation MSLEIYNGERSEESVQFEKWLTSESNKKSFSSIENTKQFVEQMGTENRKPYVIGDDVQFLSDVKERAFEGIQVFTLNDQESLKQKVILYIHGGAWTNQPLNFHWWFLDKMAQSLNAKIIAPIYPKVPHFNYKDTYPKILNLYKEMLATVESSNQLTIMGDSAGANISLGLAHLLKMNNLPQPKDIILLSACVDMSFENPLISEYEEKDPMLASEGMEVITKIWAADKDLKDSLISPIYGDFKGLGKITHFIGTHECLYPDAIRLDEQLTEQKIEINTFVYPKMNHVFVVMPIPEAQDAQQKIINILS, via the coding sequence ATGAGTCTAGAAATATATAACGGAGAACGTTCTGAAGAAAGTGTTCAATTTGAAAAATGGTTAACTTCCGAAAGTAATAAAAAGAGTTTTTCTAGTATTGAAAACACTAAACAGTTTGTAGAGCAAATGGGAACTGAAAATAGGAAACCATATGTTATAGGGGATGATGTTCAATTTTTAAGTGATGTTAAGGAGCGGGCATTTGAGGGCATACAGGTTTTCACATTAAATGACCAAGAGTCCCTGAAACAAAAAGTTATTCTTTATATACATGGTGGCGCTTGGACGAATCAACCTTTAAATTTTCACTGGTGGTTCTTGGATAAGATGGCGCAATCTTTGAACGCGAAAATAATTGCTCCTATTTATCCTAAAGTACCTCATTTCAACTATAAAGATACCTATCCAAAAATTCTAAACCTATATAAAGAAATGCTTGCAACTGTTGAAAGTTCGAATCAATTAACGATTATGGGAGATTCTGCGGGCGCAAATATATCACTTGGCCTGGCTCATCTTTTAAAAATGAACAATTTGCCTCAACCGAAAGATATTATTTTATTATCAGCATGTGTAGATATGAGTTTTGAAAATCCTCTTATATCTGAATATGAAGAAAAGGATCCGATGTTAGCTAGTGAAGGAATGGAAGTCATTACAAAGATTTGGGCAGCTGATAAAGATTTAAAAGACTCGTTGATTAGTCCAATATACGGTGACTTTAAAGGACTTGGGAAGATTACTCATTTTATTGGAACACATGAATGTTTATATCCAGATGCAATAAGACTGGATGAACAACTAACAGAACAGAAAATTGAAATCAATACCTTTGTTTATCCTAAAATGAATCATGTGTTTGTTGTTATGCCAATTCCTGAAGCTCAAGATGCTCAACAGAAAATTATAAATATACTTAGTTAA
- a CDS encoding TetR-like C-terminal domain-containing protein, which yields MVEFLNGFKGVDLIQNPMPFLIKIAHFCDQDIEFYLMLISTRAVPTFLTKLKGVLIEKIISNKETLQSNEEREVLIYRVHFFVGGLMSLYQDWFTGKFECTLEELNASVSRMMIQGFQSYTFK from the coding sequence ATGGTTGAGTTTCTTAATGGTTTTAAAGGAGTCGATCTTATTCAAAACCCTATGCCTTTCTTAATTAAAATAGCTCACTTTTGTGACCAAGATATAGAGTTTTATCTTATGTTAATTAGCACGCGAGCTGTACCTACCTTTTTAACGAAATTAAAAGGCGTTCTAATAGAGAAAATAATAAGCAACAAAGAAACATTACAGTCAAACGAAGAGCGTGAAGTGTTAATATACCGTGTTCACTTTTTTGTAGGTGGACTAATGTCTTTATACCAGGACTGGTTCACGGGAAAATTTGAATGCACTTTAGAAGAACTAAACGCATCTGTTAGCCGAATGATGATACAAGGATTTCAGTCATATACTTTTAAATAA
- a CDS encoding SCO family protein — MKKKSIMLVLILALSSILTACGSYKFEPEMNIEVKDFSVTNQKNEQVGLDDFKGKPWLAMFIFTNCNSICPPMTFNMTEVQKALQDKGVEDYQIVAFSVDPEVDKPDVLTNYLKPYSVPDESKWQLLTGYDQKYIEQFARQSFNSLVVNDPNSDQVTHTGSYYLVNADGIVVKDYDGNTNVPVDTIVADMKALTK, encoded by the coding sequence ATGAAAAAGAAAAGTATCATGCTCGTTTTGATACTAGCATTAAGTAGCATATTAACTGCTTGCGGAAGTTATAAATTTGAACCAGAAATGAATATAGAGGTAAAGGATTTTTCGGTTACAAATCAAAAAAATGAACAGGTTGGCCTTGATGATTTTAAAGGTAAGCCATGGTTAGCGATGTTCATCTTTACTAATTGTAATTCCATTTGTCCACCAATGACGTTCAACATGACAGAGGTACAAAAGGCACTTCAGGATAAAGGCGTGGAAGACTATCAAATTGTAGCTTTTAGTGTTGATCCTGAGGTTGATAAGCCGGATGTTTTAACGAATTATTTAAAACCGTATTCAGTGCCTGATGAGAGCAAATGGCAGCTCTTAACTGGCTATGATCAAAAGTATATTGAACAGTTTGCACGGCAATCATTTAATTCATTAGTAGTAAATGATCCTAATTCTGACCAAGTTACACATACAGGAAGTTATTACTTAGTCAATGCTGATGGGATTGTTGTGAAGGATTATGACGGAAATACAAATGTACCGGTTGATACAATTGTGGCAGATATGAAGGCGTTAACTAAATAA
- a CDS encoding DUF485 domain-containing protein has product MANISGNKNIESIDYNAIEAMESFNKFVKKKNTFLFSITAVFLTLYILLPILAFQPVLQQKFFGNITGVWVYSAGLFIMTIILCTLYVKKAASFDKAAAAVLAEYHEKGGK; this is encoded by the coding sequence ATGGCAAACATTTCTGGGAACAAAAATATAGAATCAATTGACTATAATGCAATTGAAGCTATGGAATCGTTCAACAAGTTCGTAAAAAAGAAGAATACCTTCCTTTTCTCGATTACAGCAGTTTTTTTAACACTTTATATTTTGCTACCAATCCTTGCTTTCCAACCTGTACTACAACAAAAATTCTTCGGAAATATTACGGGCGTTTGGGTTTATTCAGCTGGATTATTCATTATGACAATCATTCTTTGTACATTATATGTGAAAAAAGCTGCTTCATTCGATAAAGCTGCGGCGGCAGTGCTAGCAGAGTATCACGAGAAAGGTGGAAAATAA